The following proteins come from a genomic window of Iamia sp. SCSIO 61187:
- a CDS encoding DUF4214 domain-containing protein, whose amino-acid sequence MWPLLGRPNTSATWSDTYGACRDGCSRAHQGQDLIAPQMTKMLAVVSGTIVEFRHRSSGNSLYIRGDDGWFYCYLHNNDERPGTHTTDNRADTAWGPSLRQFVGNEAAARGHRVRQGEFVAYCGDSGNAEGTYHLHFEIRKPASGSFSSETQRLWSSASVNPRESLRNAKAAKELTPVPPEAFRPFDSSRAFIAYQYEDFFGRAPSSGDLTYYGEMLDYGTRSPDWLMQYFLESGEGDDMTQCIARLYQAFYRRLPDTGGFVYWMDARRSGSWSLHRIAEQFARAPEFSRMYGSLDDAGYVDLVYRNVLGRDPDAAGKQYWVDQLAAGVTRGRVMTGFSESPEYKASQRSRMHVVACYGVMLNRIPTSSELSAWQSQVDESGSTRSMITMLRQTDEYTAAVG is encoded by the coding sequence ATGTGGCCGCTCCTGGGCCGGCCGAACACCTCGGCCACGTGGAGCGACACCTACGGCGCCTGTCGTGACGGGTGCTCCCGAGCCCACCAGGGCCAGGACCTCATCGCTCCGCAGATGACGAAGATGCTCGCCGTGGTCAGCGGCACCATCGTCGAGTTCCGCCATCGATCCTCGGGCAACTCGCTCTACATCCGCGGCGACGACGGATGGTTCTACTGCTACCTCCACAACAACGACGAGCGCCCAGGCACCCACACCACGGACAACCGGGCGGACACGGCCTGGGGGCCGAGCCTGCGGCAGTTCGTCGGCAACGAGGCCGCAGCTCGCGGTCATCGGGTCCGGCAAGGCGAGTTCGTCGCCTACTGCGGCGACAGCGGCAACGCCGAGGGCACCTATCACCTCCACTTCGAGATCCGGAAGCCGGCCAGCGGCAGCTTCTCCAGCGAGACACAGCGGCTGTGGTCGTCGGCATCGGTGAACCCGCGCGAGTCGCTGCGCAACGCCAAGGCAGCGAAGGAGCTGACGCCAGTCCCGCCCGAGGCGTTCCGGCCGTTCGACAGCTCACGCGCCTTCATCGCCTATCAGTACGAGGACTTCTTCGGCCGGGCGCCGTCGTCGGGCGACCTCACCTACTACGGCGAGATGCTGGACTACGGCACGCGGAGCCCGGACTGGCTGATGCAGTACTTCCTCGAGTCCGGCGAGGGCGACGACATGACCCAGTGCATCGCCCGCCTCTACCAGGCTTTCTACCGGCGGCTCCCGGACACGGGCGGCTTCGTGTACTGGATGGATGCCCGGCGGAGCGGATCCTGGTCCCTCCATCGGATCGCCGAGCAGTTCGCCCGAGCCCCTGAGTTCAGCCGGATGTACGGCTCCCTCGACGACGCCGGCTACGTCGACCTGGTCTACCGGAACGTGCTCGGACGCGATCCGGACGCCGCGGGAAAGCAGTACTGGGTCGATCAGCTCGCGGCCGGGGTCACCCGGGGCCGGGTCATGACCGGGTTCAGCGAGTCGCCGGAGTACAAGGCGAGCCAGAGGTCGCGCATGCACGTCGTCGCCTGCTACGGGGTGATGTTGAATCGCATCCCCACATCGTCCGAGCTGTCGGCGTGGCAGTCCCAGGTCGATGAGTCGGGCTCCACTCGCAGCATGATCACGATGCTGCGCCAGACCGACGAGTACACAGCCGCCGTGGGCTGA